A single Filimonas effusa DNA region contains:
- a CDS encoding SusC/RagA family TonB-linked outer membrane protein: protein MENKEKTIALKSMLFVASLLLCGALFSQGRITVSGTVENKTGAMSGVSVTISGNDRGTLTDSLGHFRIVVPGENTILSFSFAGYAIQNIKVGTQRTLHVKLEQEDKLLDEVIVIGYGTARKKDLTGSTASVKGSEIAQIPVTTAAQAITGKMAGVNVVTQSGAPGADINILVRGGTSITQSNQPLYVVDGFQMENGLRNIDVNDIATIDVMKDASATAIYGARGSNGVILITTKSGKAGKTQINYNAYMSYEKLGSKLAMLNAEQYVDYQYEFQTLAGRPDKWTKNFGGDVTDPNFYTGAANYIKTNYGSRPTIDWQDVVFGGTALLKNHSLSVSGGNDKTKVLLSGNYTGQDGLIANHNFDKFNLRAKLNHKVSDRVRVDFNTNFNNTRIDGGGSLGGQLKLSLLQPATGGIRFTDEQLIGTDVSEEMQADDSQYDIYNPIITNEAVTKSKFTRQYTANAGIEIDVLKNLTWRSAGSYMWQQERTDNWDDGRTRNAQTTYGGPWGSRDNAEKFSWQITNTLTWKKNFGLHGVTALLGQETYYSESMFLKNTYSGFDADNFGLNDVAAASTLYSKSSSKGRYGMVSGFGRVMYNYADRYMLTATFRGDGVSKFAVGHQWGGLPSMSAAWRISDERFMRNIRSINQLKLRAGYGTTGNCDIDDYMYVTSYGGSFYAINNKQVNTLVPGSTLANPALKWEKTTSTNIGLDLSMFGSRINFSADFYNQQADNLLLKVQIPTSTGYTYQFQNIASIRNRGVEMVLNTRNLVGEGLRWSTDFNISFNRSKVLQLDSRKSFITSYNNNASFLIEVGKPLGQFFGYLYDGVYTTDDFTQNANGTYTLKEGVARPKGTAGVIKPGDVKYKTVKGETDANKNPVWSTEDRTVTGSAQPKFTGGITNTFTYKGFDLGVFMNFSYGNKVFNMNTQRFIGPYLPNQNTLEAMNGRFRLIDPNTGKETTDLARLAQLNPGQHASNALWSLNAPNSKVISDPIDYYLEDASFLRLNTITLGYSLPHSLLQRAKISNVRIYGTLNNIHSFTKYRGYDPEVSATSSALTRGVDDSAFPRAKSFVFGLNLTF, encoded by the coding sequence ATGGAAAACAAAGAGAAAACGATTGCTTTAAAATCCATGCTATTCGTTGCCTCCCTCTTGTTGTGCGGGGCTCTTTTTTCTCAAGGGCGCATCACTGTTTCAGGGACGGTAGAAAATAAAACCGGCGCGATGTCCGGTGTTAGTGTAACCATAAGCGGAAATGACAGGGGAACATTGACAGATTCACTGGGTCATTTCAGGATTGTTGTTCCGGGTGAAAACACCATACTTAGCTTTTCTTTTGCCGGTTATGCCATTCAAAATATTAAGGTGGGCACACAGCGCACCCTGCATGTAAAACTGGAGCAAGAGGACAAATTGCTTGATGAGGTTATTGTAATTGGTTATGGTACGGCCAGGAAAAAAGATCTTACCGGCTCTACTGCCTCCGTAAAAGGGTCCGAAATAGCACAGATTCCTGTAACCACTGCTGCACAAGCTATTACCGGCAAGATGGCCGGCGTTAACGTAGTAACCCAAAGCGGCGCTCCCGGAGCCGACATCAACATTTTAGTACGTGGCGGTACTTCCATAACACAAAGCAACCAGCCATTATATGTGGTTGATGGTTTCCAGATGGAAAATGGTTTAAGAAACATTGATGTGAACGATATTGCAACTATCGATGTAATGAAAGACGCGTCCGCCACAGCTATTTATGGTGCGCGTGGTTCCAATGGTGTTATTTTAATTACAACCAAGTCTGGTAAAGCAGGCAAAACGCAGATCAACTACAATGCCTATATGAGCTATGAAAAGCTGGGCAGTAAACTGGCTATGCTGAATGCAGAACAGTATGTTGACTACCAATACGAGTTTCAAACGCTTGCCGGACGTCCGGATAAATGGACTAAAAATTTCGGCGGCGATGTAACCGATCCTAATTTTTATACCGGTGCAGCCAATTATATCAAAACCAATTATGGATCAAGGCCTACGATAGACTGGCAGGATGTAGTGTTTGGCGGTACGGCGTTGCTGAAAAATCACAGTCTTTCTGTTAGCGGCGGCAACGACAAAACAAAAGTGTTATTAAGTGGTAACTACACCGGACAGGATGGTCTTATTGCCAATCATAATTTCGACAAATTCAATTTACGCGCCAAGCTCAATCATAAAGTGAGTGACCGTGTACGGGTAGACTTCAATACCAATTTCAATAATACCAGGATCGATGGTGGCGGCTCTTTAGGTGGACAATTGAAATTAAGTTTATTGCAGCCTGCCACCGGTGGTATCAGGTTTACCGATGAGCAACTGATAGGAACCGATGTGAGTGAAGAAATGCAGGCTGATGACTCGCAATATGATATTTATAACCCCATCATTACAAACGAGGCTGTTACCAAATCCAAGTTTACGCGCCAGTATACTGCCAATGCAGGCATTGAAATAGATGTTCTGAAAAATCTTACCTGGCGTAGTGCGGGAAGTTATATGTGGCAGCAGGAAAGAACCGATAACTGGGATGATGGCCGTACCAGGAATGCACAAACAACATATGGTGGTCCGTGGGGCAGCAGGGATAATGCTGAAAAATTCTCCTGGCAAATCACCAATACACTTACCTGGAAGAAAAATTTCGGGCTTCATGGAGTAACTGCCCTGCTGGGTCAGGAAACTTATTATAGTGAGTCGATGTTCCTGAAGAACACTTATTCCGGTTTTGATGCAGACAACTTTGGCCTGAACGATGTAGCGGCAGCTTCCACACTTTATTCCAAATCGTCAAGCAAAGGCCGGTATGGCATGGTTTCCGGTTTTGGACGTGTGATGTATAATTATGCCGATCGGTATATGCTTACGGCAACATTCCGTGGTGACGGTGTTTCAAAGTTTGCTGTTGGACATCAATGGGGCGGGCTGCCTTCTATGTCGGCAGCATGGCGTATATCTGACGAGCGTTTCATGCGCAACATCCGCAGCATCAACCAGCTGAAATTACGTGCCGGTTATGGCACAACGGGCAACTGTGATATAGACGATTATATGTACGTAACATCGTACGGCGGCAGCTTTTATGCAATCAACAACAAGCAGGTAAACACGCTTGTACCTGGCAGTACCTTAGCCAACCCCGCACTTAAATGGGAGAAAACAACGTCTACCAATATTGGCCTTGACCTGTCGATGTTTGGCAGCCGCATCAACTTCTCCGCTGATTTTTATAACCAGCAAGCCGATAATTTATTATTAAAAGTTCAAATTCCTACCTCTACCGGTTATACCTACCAGTTCCAGAATATTGCCTCTATACGCAACAGGGGTGTTGAAATGGTATTGAATACAAGGAATCTTGTTGGAGAAGGTCTCAGATGGTCAACCGATTTCAATATATCCTTCAACAGGTCCAAAGTACTTCAACTGGATAGCCGTAAAAGTTTTATAACCAGCTATAACAACAATGCCAGTTTCCTTATTGAAGTAGGCAAACCTTTAGGTCAATTCTTTGGATACTTATATGACGGTGTTTATACGACTGACGACTTCACTCAGAATGCCAATGGTACTTACACGCTGAAAGAAGGTGTTGCACGTCCTAAAGGAACTGCAGGAGTCATTAAACCCGGCGATGTCAAGTATAAAACGGTAAAAGGAGAAACCGATGCCAATAAAAATCCTGTATGGTCAACAGAAGACAGGACTGTTACAGGAAGTGCACAACCCAAATTTACCGGAGGCATTACCAATACCTTTACCTATAAAGGTTTTGACCTGGGTGTGTTCATGAACTTCAGTTATGGCAATAAAGTATTCAACATGAATACACAGCGCTTTATAGGACCTTACCTGCCCAATCAGAATACGCTGGAAGCCATGAACGGCCGTTTCCGCCTGATCGATCCCAATACAGGTAAAGAAACCACGGATCTGGCACGCCTGGCCCAGTTGAACCCTGGCCAACATGCCAGCAACGCTCTCTGGAGTCTGAATGCTCCCAACAGTAAAGTGATATCTGATCCAATAGATTATTACCTGGAAGATGCATCCTTCCTGCGTCTTAACACCATTACACTAGGATATTCATTGCCACATTCCCTATTACAAAGAGCCAAAATAAGCAATGTAAGGATCTATGGTACGCTCAACAACATTCATTCGTTCACGAAATACCGCGGTTATGATCCTGAAGTATCTGCCACATCAAGTGCGCTTACAAGAGGGGTAGATGATTCTGCTTTCCCCAGGGCTAAGAGTTTTGTGTTCGGGTTAAATCTCACATTCTAA
- a CDS encoding glycoside hydrolase family 88/105 protein: MTFQLNLRSICVAGSFLALASCSSTKKLSAPNEVITVMEKTNGYFMHKWPDAGKTIITNKERPSNIWTRGVYYEGLMALYAIDKKPAFYDYANQWGEKHQWGLSRGIETRNADNHCAGQTYLDLYMIDKNEAYIKDIKASIDLMKASDKIDDWWWIDALQMAMPVFVKLGVLYNDTSYFSRMYDMYAYTKYKHGGNGLYNAQDHLWWRDKDFVPPYKEPNGEDCYWSRGNGWVVAALVKTMAALPASDSHYAEYKQDYLDMIQALVPLQQPTGLWTASLHDKNHFGGKEITGSALFVYGMAWGVNNGLLDRKTYLPIITKGWNAIVKDAVHADGKLGYVQGTGKEPKDGQPVGFDSTPDFEDYGLGCFLLAGSEVYKLAGGK, translated from the coding sequence ATGACCTTTCAATTGAATTTAAGAAGTATATGCGTGGCAGGAAGTTTTCTGGCATTGGCAAGCTGCTCTTCCACAAAAAAGCTTTCCGCTCCGAACGAAGTTATTACGGTGATGGAAAAAACGAATGGCTACTTTATGCATAAATGGCCTGATGCTGGAAAAACCATCATCACCAATAAAGAACGCCCATCCAATATCTGGACAAGAGGCGTCTATTATGAGGGATTGATGGCCCTGTATGCTATTGACAAAAAGCCTGCTTTTTACGATTATGCCAACCAATGGGGAGAGAAGCACCAATGGGGGTTATCACGTGGAATAGAAACCAGGAATGCTGATAATCATTGTGCCGGGCAGACCTACCTGGACCTGTACATGATAGATAAGAATGAAGCTTATATTAAAGACATTAAAGCATCTATAGACCTGATGAAAGCCAGCGACAAGATAGATGACTGGTGGTGGATAGATGCTTTACAGATGGCAATGCCCGTGTTTGTTAAGCTTGGGGTTTTGTATAATGACACCAGCTATTTCAGCAGGATGTACGACATGTATGCTTATACGAAGTATAAACATGGTGGCAACGGATTATACAATGCCCAGGATCATTTGTGGTGGCGTGACAAGGATTTCGTTCCTCCTTATAAAGAACCTAACGGAGAAGATTGTTACTGGTCGCGCGGGAATGGATGGGTTGTTGCTGCGCTGGTAAAAACAATGGCAGCGTTACCTGCGAGTGATAGTCACTATGCGGAATACAAGCAGGATTACCTGGATATGATACAAGCATTGGTTCCCTTACAGCAGCCGACCGGTTTATGGACCGCCAGCTTACATGATAAGAACCATTTTGGCGGTAAGGAGATCACCGGGTCAGCACTCTTTGTTTACGGTATGGCCTGGGGTGTAAATAATGGTTTACTGGACCGGAAAACTTACCTGCCCATTATCACCAAAGGCTGGAATGCTATTGTCAAAGATGCTGTGCATGCAGACGGTAAACTGGGCTATGTGCAAGGAACAGGTAAAGAGCCCAAGGACGGGCAGCCTGTTGGTTTTGACAGCACTCCTGATTTTGAAGATTACGGATTAGGTTGTTTTCTACTGGCCGGCAGTGAGGTTTATAAACTGGCAGGAGGAAAATAA
- a CDS encoding RagB/SusD family nutrient uptake outer membrane protein, protein MKKAFYYILTLALAGATLTSCKKWLDMPSEMAYDSETTFASISKAEKAVLGVYPYTFNRELYYQFGMGTDECISTEGETNSKNKFSNYVYSADIVPSDAYASMYRAIEYSNVCIKKLSAMKGSSDAEEKKRTMLLGECYAMRAMSFLNVVRFYGDIPYPTTPVEEATTFYTSRVSRDTIYDGCVADLQKAISLLPWKSEGMVPTTERFTKNAAYGILARVALYAAGYSLRWDLKTYSQGSVKLAQRSDAARIKELYQIASDACSAIISKGENSLVSSYENIFRDLVNGRFNAESILEFGQFGTEVNGSANGYTNGMFIHTSSFFGKSQPAMGIFPALWYDFDPQDQRRDVSIAGYGITSKNERQLNSYGANTIGKFRATWKSSQGTAINKRDINWPYLRYADVLLMYAEAQNELFNAPTAEAKSAFEKVRTRGFGGDASKIGTTPTSYQGFRDAIINERKLELAFEGWRRTDLVRWGILYESLTQAKQNLIDMANKTGKYANIDRYRAYKLVAATTFNDPVVGVSYIGFKDAPTATEKAQLTANGYTLLDMYSATAASGSGQALTADAAWVKAIFRGLEKNKVELLPLSTPTIDANPGLAGQQHPLF, encoded by the coding sequence ATGAAAAAAGCTTTTTATTATATATTAACACTGGCACTTGCAGGCGCTACACTTACCTCCTGCAAGAAATGGCTTGACATGCCATCGGAGATGGCATACGACAGTGAAACCACATTTGCTTCTATTTCCAAAGCAGAAAAGGCTGTGCTTGGGGTGTATCCTTATACTTTCAACAGGGAATTATATTACCAGTTTGGTATGGGTACAGACGAGTGCATTTCCACCGAAGGGGAAACAAACTCTAAAAACAAGTTTTCCAATTATGTTTATTCGGCAGACATTGTGCCTTCGGATGCTTATGCTTCTATGTACAGGGCTATTGAATATTCCAATGTATGTATTAAGAAGTTAAGCGCCATGAAAGGCAGTTCGGATGCAGAGGAAAAGAAAAGAACCATGCTGCTGGGCGAATGTTACGCCATGCGCGCTATGAGCTTTTTAAATGTGGTAAGGTTTTACGGAGATATCCCCTATCCTACTACTCCGGTTGAGGAAGCTACCACCTTTTATACTTCACGTGTTAGCAGAGACACTATTTATGATGGATGTGTAGCCGATCTTCAAAAAGCAATTTCGCTTTTACCCTGGAAAAGTGAAGGCATGGTACCTACAACCGAGCGTTTCACAAAGAATGCCGCTTACGGTATACTGGCGCGTGTAGCTTTATATGCAGCAGGTTATTCTTTAAGATGGGATTTAAAAACCTATAGCCAGGGGAGTGTAAAACTGGCTCAAAGATCAGATGCCGCCAGGATAAAAGAGCTTTATCAAATTGCATCCGACGCCTGCTCTGCTATTATATCAAAAGGTGAAAACAGCCTGGTATCAAGTTATGAGAATATATTCCGCGACCTGGTAAACGGCAGGTTCAATGCTGAATCGATACTGGAATTTGGTCAATTTGGTACAGAGGTAAATGGTTCTGCAAATGGTTATACCAATGGCATGTTTATTCATACCAGCTCCTTCTTTGGCAAAAGTCAGCCTGCGATGGGGATATTCCCGGCGTTGTGGTATGATTTTGATCCCCAGGATCAGCGTCGCGATGTTAGTATCGCTGGTTATGGTATCACTTCTAAAAATGAGCGCCAGCTGAACTCTTATGGAGCAAACACCATAGGCAAATTCAGGGCTACGTGGAAAAGTTCGCAAGGTACCGCGATCAACAAACGCGATATCAACTGGCCTTATTTACGTTATGCCGATGTATTACTGATGTATGCCGAAGCGCAGAATGAATTATTCAATGCACCTACTGCAGAAGCAAAATCAGCCTTTGAGAAAGTACGGACCCGTGGTTTTGGCGGAGACGCTTCTAAAATTGGCACCACACCCACCAGTTACCAGGGTTTCAGAGATGCCATTATCAATGAAAGAAAACTGGAGTTGGCCTTCGAAGGATGGCGCAGGACCGACCTTGTACGCTGGGGAATTTTGTATGAATCGCTGACACAGGCCAAACAAAACCTCATTGATATGGCCAATAAAACCGGCAAGTATGCTAATATCGACAGATACAGGGCTTACAAGTTAGTAGCTGCCACTACTTTCAATGATCCCGTGGTTGGCGTGTCGTACATTGGTTTTAAAGATGCGCCTACCGCCACTGAAAAAGCGCAGTTAACAGCCAATGGATATACGTTGCTGGATATGTATAGTGCAACAGCTGCTTCCGGCAGTGGCCAGGCTTTGACTGCAGATGCAGCATGGGTGAAGGCCATATTCAGAGGACTTGAAAAAAACAAAGTGGAATTATTGCCTTTAAGTACACCAACTATTGACGCGAACCCGGGATTGGCAGGCCAACAACATCCATTGTTCTAG